A single Hyperolius riggenbachi isolate aHypRig1 chromosome 12, aHypRig1.pri, whole genome shotgun sequence DNA region contains:
- the LOC137540724 gene encoding thymidine kinase, cytosolic-like gives MNCLNVADVMPSSPSKIRGQIQVIFGPMFSGKSTELMRRVRRFQIAQYKCMVIKYAKDTRYNSEQLATHDRHTMSAVSACLLAEVSTEALHYSVIGIDEGQFFPDVVDFCEEMANQGKTVIVAALDGTFQRKAFGNILNLVPLAESVVKLNAVCMQCYREASYTKRLGVEKEVEVIGGADKYHSVCRLCYFRKPHLAEGKENLIHTLKDKPCRLTVPNAIPAVSPRKPLSQIQRP, from the exons ATGAACTGCCTGAATGTGGCCGATGTCATGCCGAGCTCTCCCAGCAAGATCAGGGGGCAGATCCAG GTGATTTTTGGGCCAATGTTCTCAGGGAAAAG TACGGAGTTAATGCGAAGGGTGCGCAGGTTCCAGATCGCACAGTATAAGTGTATGGTGATTAAATACGCAAAGGACACCAGGTACAACTCCGAGCAGCTCGCAACACATGATCG GCACACCATGTCTGCTGTTTCTGCCTGTCTTCTGGCCGAAGTGTCGACGGAGGCATTGCACTACTCGGTGATCGGGATTGATGAGGGACAGTTT TTCCCAGATGTGGTGGACTTCTGTGAAGAAATGGCCAACCAAGGCAAGACAGTCATCGTAGCAGCTCTGGACGGCACCTTCCAAAGAAAG GCATTTGGCAACATCCTGAATCTGGTGCCGTTGGCAGAAAGCGTGGTGAAGCTGAACGCCGTGTGCATGCAGTGCTACCGGGAGGCATCCTACACCAAGAGGCTGGGGGTGGAGAAAGAG GTGGAGGTGATCGGAGGGGCGGACAAGTACCACTCTGTGTGTCGGCTGTGTTACTTCAGAAAGCCACATCTGGCGGAAGGCAAAGAGAATCTTATCCATACTCTGAAGGACAAACCCTGTCGTTTAACTGTCCCCAACGCCATACCGGCAGTATCGCCGCGGAAACCTCTATCACAGATCCAGCGCCCCTGA